The Equus quagga isolate Etosha38 chromosome 2, UCLA_HA_Equagga_1.0, whole genome shotgun sequence genome has a window encoding:
- the HDC gene encoding histidine decarboxylase isoform X2 has protein sequence MMEPEEYRERGKQMVDYICQYLSTVRERRVTPDVRPGYLRAQLPESAPEEPDSWDSIFGDIERIIMPGVVHWQSPHMHAYYPALTSWPSLLGDMLADAINCLGFTWASSPACTELEMNVMDWLAKMLGLPEHFLHHHPGSQGGGVLQSTVSESTLIALLAARKSKILEMKASEPGVDESSLNARLIAYASDQAHSSVEKAGLISLVKMKFLPVDDNFSLRGAVLRKAIKEDKERGLVPVFVCATLGTTGVCAFDCLSELGPICASEGLWLHIDAAYAGTAFLCPEFRGFLKGIEYADSFTFNPSKWMMVHFDCTGFWVKDKYKLQQTFSVNPVYLRHPNSGVATDFMGTEMAKYFESLVRKDPFFEIPARRHLGLVVFRLKGPNCLTESVLKEIAKAGRLFLIPATIQDKLIIRFTVTSQFTTRDDILRDWNLIRDAATLILRQHCTSQPSPQGEKLIPQTRSPRALADEMCLPSVSGAGDDSAQTRKIIKQPQRVGASPVRREDSRHLETLPDPLDDCFSEEAPDVTKHKLSSFLFNYLSVQNKKKAVRSLSCNSVPVSAQKPLPSDGSVKNGGSSRVRIFSRFPEEMMMLKKSAFKKLIKFYSVPSFPECSFQCGLQLPCCPLQAMV, from the exons ATGATGGAACCGGAGGAGTACAGAGAGAGAG GCAAACAGATGGTGGATTACATCTGCCAGTACCTGAGCACCGTGCGGGAGCGGCGGGTGACCCCAGATGTGCGGCCTGGCTACCTGCGAGCCCAGCTGCCTGAGAGCGCTCCGGAGGAACCTGACAGCTGGGACAGCATCTTTGGGGACATTGAGCGAATCATCATGCCTGGG GTGGTACACTGGCAGAGCCCCCATATGCACGCCTACTACCCGGCTCTCACCTCTTGGCCATCACTGCTGGGAGACATGCTGGCTGATGCCATCAACTGCTTAGGATTCACCTGG GCTTCCAGCCCTGCGTGCACGGAGCTGGAGATGAACGTCATGGACTGGCTGGCAAAAATGCTGGGACTCCCAGAGCATTTCCTGCACCACCACCCTGGCAGCCAAGGAGGAGGCGTCTTGCAG AGCACAGTCAGTGAGTCCACCTTGATCGCCTTGCTGGCAGCAAGGAAGAGCAAAATCCTGGAAATGAAAGCATCTGAGCCTGGGGTGGACGAATCCTCCTTAAACGCCCGCCTCATTGCCTACGCCTCTGACCAG GCTCACTCCTCAGTGGAAAAGGCTGGTTTGATTTCTCTTGTGAAGATGAAATTCCTGCCTGTGGATGACAACTTCTCGCTCCGAGGGGCTGTTCTTCGGAAAGCCATCAAGGAAGACAAGGAGCGGGGCTTGGTGCCTGTCTTT GTCTGTGCAACACTAGGGACCACCGGGGTTTGTGCGTTTGACTGCCTGTCAGAGCTGGGCCCCATCT GTGCCAGCGAGGGGCTGTGGCTCCACATTGATGCAGCGTATGCAGGCACTGCCTTCCTGTGTCCAGAGTTCCGGGGGTTTCTGAAGGGCATCGAGTATGCCGATTCCTTCACTTTCAATCCTTCTAAGTGGATGATGGTGCACTTTGACTGTACCGGGTTCTG GGTCAAGGACAAGTACAAGCTGCAGCAGACCTTCAGCGTGAACCCCGTCTACCTCAGGCATCCCAACTCGGGCGTGGCCACCGACTTCATG GGCACTGAAATGGCTAAATATTTTGAATCTCTGGTCAGAAAGGACCCTTTCTTTGAAATTCCTGCCAGGAGGCACCTTGGCCTGGTGGTTTTTCGTCTAAAG GGTCCTAATTGTCTCACAGAAAGTGTGTTAAAGGAAATAGCGAAAGCTGGCCGTCTCTTCCTCATCCCGGCCACTATCCAGGACAAGTTGATCATCCGTTTCACTGTGACATCCCAGTTCACCACCAGGGATGATATCCTGAGAGACTGGAATCTCATTCGAGATGCTGCCACTCTCATTCTGAGGCAGCATTGTACTTCCCAACCTAGCCCTCAGGGCGAGAAACTCATCCCCCAAACCAGGAGCCCCAGAGCCTTGGCCGATGAAATGTGCCTTCCATCTGTCAGTGGGGCAGGAGATGACTCAGCCCAGACCAGGAAGATCATCAAACAGCCTCAGCGTGTGGGAGCCAGTCCTGTGAGAAGGGAAGACAGCCGCCATCTTGAAACCCTGCCGGACCCACTTGATGACTGCTTTTCAGAAGAGGCTCCAGATGTTACCAAGCACAAGCTGTCCTCCTTCCTGTTCAATTATTTATCCGTACAGAATAAGAAGAAGGCAGTGCGCTCCCTCAGTTGCAATAGTGTGCCTGTGAGTGCTCAGAAGCCACTGCCCTCAGATGGCTCTGTGAAGAATGGGGGCTCCTCCCGGGTCAGAATCTTCTCTAGGTTTCCGGAAGAGATGATGATGCTAAAGAAGAGTGCCTTCAAAAAACTAATCAAGTTCTACAGCGTCCCCAGCTTTCCTGAATGCAGCTTTCAATGTGGGCTCCAgctgccctgctgccctctgcAGGCCATGGTTTAG
- the HDC gene encoding histidine decarboxylase isoform X1, with the protein MMEPEEYRERGKQMVDYICQYLSTVRERRVTPDVRPGYLRAQLPESAPEEPDSWDSIFGDIERIIMPGVVHWQSPHMHAYYPALTSWPSLLGDMLADAINCLGFTWASSPACTELEMNVMDWLAKMLGLPEHFLHHHPGSQGGGVLQSTVSESTLIALLAARKSKILEMKASEPGVDESSLNARLIAYASDQAHSSVEKAGLISLVKMKFLPVDDNFSLRGAVLRKAIKEDKERGLVPVFVCATLGTTGVCAFDCLSELGPICASEGLWLHIDAAYAGTAFLCPEFRGFLKGIEYADSFTFNPSKWMMVHFDCTGFWVKDKYKLQQTFSVNPVYLRHPNSGVATDFMHWQIPLSRRFRSIKLWFVIRSFGVKNLQAHVRHGTEMAKYFESLVRKDPFFEIPARRHLGLVVFRLKGPNCLTESVLKEIAKAGRLFLIPATIQDKLIIRFTVTSQFTTRDDILRDWNLIRDAATLILRQHCTSQPSPQGEKLIPQTRSPRALADEMCLPSVSGAGDDSAQTRKIIKQPQRVGASPVRREDSRHLETLPDPLDDCFSEEAPDVTKHKLSSFLFNYLSVQNKKKAVRSLSCNSVPVSAQKPLPSDGSVKNGGSSRVRIFSRFPEEMMMLKKSAFKKLIKFYSVPSFPECSFQCGLQLPCCPLQAMV; encoded by the exons ATGATGGAACCGGAGGAGTACAGAGAGAGAG GCAAACAGATGGTGGATTACATCTGCCAGTACCTGAGCACCGTGCGGGAGCGGCGGGTGACCCCAGATGTGCGGCCTGGCTACCTGCGAGCCCAGCTGCCTGAGAGCGCTCCGGAGGAACCTGACAGCTGGGACAGCATCTTTGGGGACATTGAGCGAATCATCATGCCTGGG GTGGTACACTGGCAGAGCCCCCATATGCACGCCTACTACCCGGCTCTCACCTCTTGGCCATCACTGCTGGGAGACATGCTGGCTGATGCCATCAACTGCTTAGGATTCACCTGG GCTTCCAGCCCTGCGTGCACGGAGCTGGAGATGAACGTCATGGACTGGCTGGCAAAAATGCTGGGACTCCCAGAGCATTTCCTGCACCACCACCCTGGCAGCCAAGGAGGAGGCGTCTTGCAG AGCACAGTCAGTGAGTCCACCTTGATCGCCTTGCTGGCAGCAAGGAAGAGCAAAATCCTGGAAATGAAAGCATCTGAGCCTGGGGTGGACGAATCCTCCTTAAACGCCCGCCTCATTGCCTACGCCTCTGACCAG GCTCACTCCTCAGTGGAAAAGGCTGGTTTGATTTCTCTTGTGAAGATGAAATTCCTGCCTGTGGATGACAACTTCTCGCTCCGAGGGGCTGTTCTTCGGAAAGCCATCAAGGAAGACAAGGAGCGGGGCTTGGTGCCTGTCTTT GTCTGTGCAACACTAGGGACCACCGGGGTTTGTGCGTTTGACTGCCTGTCAGAGCTGGGCCCCATCT GTGCCAGCGAGGGGCTGTGGCTCCACATTGATGCAGCGTATGCAGGCACTGCCTTCCTGTGTCCAGAGTTCCGGGGGTTTCTGAAGGGCATCGAGTATGCCGATTCCTTCACTTTCAATCCTTCTAAGTGGATGATGGTGCACTTTGACTGTACCGGGTTCTG GGTCAAGGACAAGTACAAGCTGCAGCAGACCTTCAGCGTGAACCCCGTCTACCTCAGGCATCCCAACTCGGGCGTGGCCACCGACTTCATG CACTGGCAGATCCCCCTAAGCCGACGGTTTCGCTCTATTAAACTCTGGTTTGTGATTCGGTCCTTCGGGGTGAAGAATCTTCAAGCCCACGTCAGACAC GGCACTGAAATGGCTAAATATTTTGAATCTCTGGTCAGAAAGGACCCTTTCTTTGAAATTCCTGCCAGGAGGCACCTTGGCCTGGTGGTTTTTCGTCTAAAG GGTCCTAATTGTCTCACAGAAAGTGTGTTAAAGGAAATAGCGAAAGCTGGCCGTCTCTTCCTCATCCCGGCCACTATCCAGGACAAGTTGATCATCCGTTTCACTGTGACATCCCAGTTCACCACCAGGGATGATATCCTGAGAGACTGGAATCTCATTCGAGATGCTGCCACTCTCATTCTGAGGCAGCATTGTACTTCCCAACCTAGCCCTCAGGGCGAGAAACTCATCCCCCAAACCAGGAGCCCCAGAGCCTTGGCCGATGAAATGTGCCTTCCATCTGTCAGTGGGGCAGGAGATGACTCAGCCCAGACCAGGAAGATCATCAAACAGCCTCAGCGTGTGGGAGCCAGTCCTGTGAGAAGGGAAGACAGCCGCCATCTTGAAACCCTGCCGGACCCACTTGATGACTGCTTTTCAGAAGAGGCTCCAGATGTTACCAAGCACAAGCTGTCCTCCTTCCTGTTCAATTATTTATCCGTACAGAATAAGAAGAAGGCAGTGCGCTCCCTCAGTTGCAATAGTGTGCCTGTGAGTGCTCAGAAGCCACTGCCCTCAGATGGCTCTGTGAAGAATGGGGGCTCCTCCCGGGTCAGAATCTTCTCTAGGTTTCCGGAAGAGATGATGATGCTAAAGAAGAGTGCCTTCAAAAAACTAATCAAGTTCTACAGCGTCCCCAGCTTTCCTGAATGCAGCTTTCAATGTGGGCTCCAgctgccctgctgccctctgcAGGCCATGGTTTAG